The Oncorhynchus nerka isolate Pitt River linkage group LG12, Oner_Uvic_2.0, whole genome shotgun sequence genome contains the following window.
ATAGAGCCTGTAGTGTAAAGGAAATATACTAAGAGGTTAGAACCGAAAATAACAGTTGAAGAATATGAAATGAGTCTCTGGCAGACTAATATTACGTGTTAAGGACACTGGTTGAATGTCAACCAACACTAACGTTTGTTTGCTAGTCATTAGCACAGACAGGGATATAAGGCACTGAACGATCCTGCCGATTCATGAGCAGTAATGATAATGATGTTGTGTGTGAACGTATCATCTCTAGGGACAGCAAACTGACGATGCTGCTGAGAGAGTCGCTGGGGAACATTAACTGCAGAACCACCATGATCGCCCACATCTCGGACTCCTCTGCTAACTACGCTGACTCCCTCACCACCATCCAGCTGGCCTCACGCATCCACCGCATGAGGAAGAAGAAGTCCAAGGTCTGTGTCTCGACTCGAAGAGCTTTCAGTATCATAGGCCGTAAACAGTGGTATAGTCGCATGGGTATTCTCTATTTGAACATATTTCGATGAACACAGCACTTACTGTTTTGATGAGGGAAAGGCATAGATTCTCACAGTTATATACGTTTTTAGTGATCTCAAGAGTGTATTACAGTGGTGTTATTAACAGAAGTTGCATTGTTCACCATTTCATGGCATGAAATGGATCGGGACCTCTGTTAATGCAAGGTTATTAGTGCCATAATTCAGAGCTAGTTTTTCTTGGCTTCTCAACACATAATCATGTAATCAATAGGGCTGCCTAAGGATTAGGGAAATAATTACTCCAGATAATTAGGTGGAACGACAGCATGTATTTATTTTGCATTGGTCTCCGGCGTGATTATAATGCATTCCACGCACACCAATTCATATTATTGACATAAATTTCAGTGTGCCTATTGATGTGCACTTTTAACCTTTAAATGTATTGACTGGCCATTTTAAAAGGGATTTATTATTACACGATTGAATTAAATATAAATTGAAAGAGAGACATGCGGAAAAATGATATAAAGACTGTTTAAATAAGTCTAAAGTAATGATGTTATATCTTGAATATAAGACGCGTGCAGACATTCTAATTATGTAGCAGTCTTGTACTAAGCATTTTACACATGTCCCATATACACTGTTTTGTATGTTTCTGGCTGTCTTGCAGTATGCATCCAGCTCCTCTGGAGGGGAGAGTTCCTGCGAGGAGGGGAGGATCCGTCGGCCGCCCCACCTCAGACCCTTCCACCCCCGGACGGTAGCCCTGGACCCGGACTTGCCCTCCCTGCTCAGCGACCCAGACTACTCTTCCAGCAGCGAGCAATCCTGCGACACCGTCATCTACGTGGGTCCGGGCGGCGCCGCCATCTCTGATAGGGAGCTGAGTGACAACGAGGGCCCCCCTGCCTTCGTTCCAATCATCCCCTCTCTGAACAGGAAGCGTTCTGGGAAAGAGGGCcccctggacagagaccacttcTTCATGTGCAACACGTTTGCTGAGCTGCAGGAACGCCTGGAATGTATTGACGGCAGCGAGGAGCCTACAGCGTTTGttggagagggtaggggaagtCAGGCTAGCCCACAGATAGACAGCAAGGCAAAGGAAGGACCTGGCTCAGCTTCCCTAAAGACTGTAACTAAAGCCTCCTTCTCCCAGGAGAATATCTCACCCAAACTTCCTCCTAAATCTGTAGCCACTCCGCCATCCAGCAGCCCCCAGGTAAGCCCCTCAAAGTCTAAACTGGAACATTCTAGAGGGGTTTCAGAGAGCGTGTGCAGAACGAGTGCTGATGGTGAGAAGGTGATGATGTCAGAGAGCCGGGCTAGCCCAATCGAACAGGATGTGGCCACAGTGCCAGCCTCTGAGCCAGTGGTGCGGGAGAAGGTCTACTTCAACAAGAAGCCCTTACCCAAGcctgccccccctcccccacagcaGAGAGACTCACGCAGAGGCAacggagaggcagaggagaggtccACCACTAGAATGCCGCCCGTGGGAATGAGCCATCAGACTGGGAAACGGGGGGAGTCTGGGGACTCCCCTTTTCTTGGTAGAGTCCAGACCAGGGGACCAGTAGAAGTGTGCCAGCTACGCTCCACCCTGAGAGAGAGGTGCCTGGACAGGGACATCCTCCGGGCTACGGTGACCCTGCAGCAGCCTGTAGAGCTGAACGGAGAGGATGAGTTGGTGTTCACTGTGGTGGAGGAGCTGTCCATCGGCAGCATCATAGACAACGGTCGGCCCTCCAGCATCATCAGCTTCAACAGCGACTGCTCCCTGCAGGCCCTGGCCTCCGGCTCCCGGCCCGTCAGCATCATCAGCAGCATCAACGATGAGTTTGACGCCTACACGTCAGCTGTGGGGAGTGCAGTCAACATTGAGGTGCACACCCCCTTACAGGATGACGCATTTGTGTGTGTGGGCAGCAGGGGCTCGTCCATCAGCTCCTGGCTCAGTGAGGTCAGTGTCTGTACTCTGGAGAGTGAAGGGGCCCACTCGACAGACGTCTTCCTCCCACAGACTAAGCACATCGGCCCAGAAGGCACCTTGTATCTGGATTCCCTGGGTATGTTTCACTGTGAATCATCCCCAAGGGACACCAAGAACTCCCTGAATGACAGCGGCTTTAGCTTTTCTGAACTGGACAGTGACAGCGCAGCGTCTAGCAAACTGTCCCTGACAAAGTGCCCTCCGTCTCCCGACTTAACCAAAGGATCCCTCAGATTCCCATTCAAAACAGCGAAAGTGAACTTTCTCAGTTCCTCTTCACAACCCTCCCAGGGCCCTTACATAGTCCACTCCAGTCTTCCCAGGAAAATTAAACCTACCTCATCCATCACCCAtagtaacagcaacagcagcagtcaTGAACCACAGAGACAGGAAGTCAAGCAGGAGGACCCCTGGCAGCGCATTGACAACCACTATGAACCTCAGCTCCCAGTCCCCAGTGCCACTGCCACAAGCAAGCTCCCCAGAACCCCAGTGAGTGGCATTCCCTGCCGAAAAGCTGGTGTTTTCAACAGCAACAGCGTACCTCGCCAGTCCAAGGTGCTGGGCTCTACCTCAGCCCAGAGGGTGGTGGACGGCTGTGAGAAGTCGCCCAGCAAGAAAGCAGGGTCCCCCAGCAAGATGCCTCAGCTCAGACGAGGGGCCACCACCCTAGGCACTGTGCCTGTCATCCATGCCTCCCCGGAGACCAAGGTCACCACCCAGGACATCACAGCTACAACCAACAGTCTCAAGTTTTCCTCTCTGGGGAAAAATGGGAAGACCAATGGGCAGAAAGCCAGCATGCTCCCCAAACCTGGTGGTAActcacctcccctccccccaGTGCGCAAATCCAGTCTGGATCAGAAGAACAAGACCCTGCTGCACCAAAGTGCCTTAAAGTCTGCGTATGGAGAAGCAGGGAGGCCCTTACTCACCAGGGGGACAGTGTCAGAGGATGAGCTAGAGGTCCGCTGCAGAGGAGACTCCAACAGCCTCAAAACATCCAGCCTCAAGGGTGACTACACCTTGGCCAAAGCCACATCCAGCCTGAAGGCCAAAGGGGATGCTGGACAGAAGCATTACGGCAGTCAGACGTCTCTGGAGAGATGTGACAGCATGTCCATGGTGGGCTCCAAACCCACCCTCAGCCGAGAGAACAGTGGGGCCAGCCTGGGCAGCAGCATATCCAGCAGGCCAATTCCCAGATTTGGTTTACCCATCTCAAGCAGCTCTGCCATTGCTACCTCCCCACCTTCCCCATGTTGCACCACAGGTGCTCTAGGTAAACCTGGGCAGGTCAAAGGTAGTGTTAACCCCAGAGCGTTAGGAGCGGTCAATGGAAGTAAGGCCCGTTTATTGTCAGCGAGCAACTCTAAAGGCCTGAGCTCCTCCACCAAGTCCCTGGCAGCTCCAGCCACCAGGAACATAAATGCCAACCTCCCCCCAACTGGTAAGACCTCTGCCCCTCGGCCCACCGCAGCCGTCAACAGCAAGCCTGGCCGGGGCACCATCATGGGCACCAGGCAGGCCATGCGGGCAGCCAACAGCCGGGTCAGTGAGCTGGCATCAGGCAGCACATCAGGCAAACACCTGAGGGGCTCAGGGGACTCTGATAGTGGTAATGACAGTGGGGTGAACCTGAGTGATGACAAGTCCCCTGTGGCCATGCTGCCCTCACCCTACAGTAAGATCACAGCCCCCAGGAGGCCGCAGCGCTACAGCAGTGGACACGGCAGTGACAACAGCAGTGTTCTGAGTGGAGAGTTGCCCCCAGCCATGGGCCGAACAGCCCTCTTCTACCACAGCGGGGGCAGCAGTGGATATGAGAGCATGATCCGTGACAGTGAGGCCACAGGCAGTGCATCCTCTGCACACGACTCCATGAGCGAGAGTGGGATGTCTTCCTCAGGCCGCCCCAGGACCTCAAAGTCCCCGAAGAAACGCAATGGTAAGAGCTCTGAATCTGTATACATCATTATGCATCATCTCTGATAATATCCTGTACAACCGCATACTGTTAGGGAATCAAAAACATGTGAAAGTTCCATAAAATCCCAAGCATTACTTAGGTCCTTTTACAAGCCTTCTTGTTTAAGTCCAGTCTTTGATGTTTTTTTTACAAGCCTCTATGTGATGTCAAACAGTCCACTTGTTAAATAATGGAGAAGGTCATTAATGGAGGACATATGTCCAACTGTCTCTGTAAAAGCCTCTTGTCTAGAAGTCACAAAGCACGTCTATAAATTCCCCCTAATTGCTTTGGAAAAGCAGTGTTCTTGCACAGAGCAGCTTAGAAAATCCCTAGTTAAGGGTTGGTAAGGGTGAAGGTTCACTGCTTTTGACTTTAACTAGATGTGTCATGCTGAAAAGCAGACTGAGTGGTGTTCCCATCTGAAATAAGAACTACAGTTCTGCAGTTCTCCAGATCGAAGCAGCATGGCAGAGAAGTATAGCACAGAATCCCCAAACAACATCGAGTACAACCTGACGCTTTCTCCAACTTCCCCAGGCAATCTTGTAAAGATAGCTTTTTAAAATGTGATTCTTATAGTTTATTGGTTTTCTCACCTTTCTGATTCAGCAGAATACATTACTCTTATATGGGAAATGTAATTAAGGTATGTAATGAGCTGACTTTGAACTAAATTGAACAGCACTGGAAAGTCGTGACCATGTTTCAGCTCTCGTAGATTTATATAGTCAACCTTTTCAATTCATATAATGTGGTAGGACTATGATATAGACGGTGGTGAAAGCCTTATACATATGCAATCAACAGCACGCTCAGGAGGTCTGTGTTAAAGCCTGCTATCGCTTTACATCTCCATCTCAGCCTCATACATATTTACTGCTCGGCCCTGGCAGATATTGCCATTTGTATATTTCCAGCAGTAATTGATGtgcctgtttgtctgtgtctcGCCAGGGCTCCAGCGACGGCGACTCATCCCGGCCCCCCTGCCAGACACCTCATCCCTGGGGAAGAAGACTGGCACAGCTGGCCAGTGGGTGGATCTGCCGCCCATGTCAGGAGCACTAAAGGAGCCCTTTGAGATTAAGGTGTATGAGATTGATGATGTGGAACGGCTCCAGAGGAGGCGTCAGGAGGACTCAGCCGAGGTGAGCGAGGGGTCACGCTTACTGTCTGTAATACAAGCTCCCCATACTGTAACAACTTATTTTAGAGTCCTGTCATTAGGTTCATGTTCATCACTACATACATGCTGCTTAGCAATGTCAGGCTCAGCAATATTCTGAATGTGCTACAATGATTTCAGCAATATTCTGAATGTGCTACATTGAAGCCAGGCATGGCATCGTGGGAAGGTCTTGGCTAACTCCTTCACCAGTTTCTTATTAAAGAACAAGATGAAAATATGCATCTTAGACGTTTGACTTTCAGTCTGCCCAATGGTGATTCCCGGCACCTTTAAGTGTCTGTGTGACCACAGTCAGAGCCCAGTGTTACGCTATCCGGACTTTTGAAGGAATGTGAAGAGATCAAGATGCAATTACTGTCTGGGGTTCATTGGTTTAGATATGACTGAGGCTGGTGCTGGTTGACGGAGGGGGAAGGGGTGGTGGTGAAAAGAGCAGTCCAGGAATTTGTGATGAATGTGCATTCCCCCCTCCACAGCCCATCAGCCATCACCATGGCCCATCCCTGGCTGCCTGATGGCTCTTTATGGCTGGCGCTACTTGCTATGGGTCATTAACTGCTCCCACAAGTTTGAGGTAGCCAGACAGGGATTTGTTAAGAGAAGATATTAAATCAGCTGGTGGTGGTTTGATTTAGTTTCAATTAGGAAAAGATTATCTTCAATTTGTCTTTCCCAGCCATCACTGGTTGAATGGCTGTGAAAGCCAAATTGGGGACCATCATTCCCAGACCAGTTTTGGAATACCATGTAATGTGTGCATCAAGGCTTGTTTCAATGTGTGTATATTCACATGTCTATTTGTGTTCCCATGGAtttttctgtgtgtatatatacacagggtTCAGTACTCTGTATATTcatgtctgtttgtgtgttcATGTTTGTTTGAGTTCTAACTGTTAGATCATAACTCTGTCTAGACAGAGTAAGATAATATTTTTGATCTTTTGTATTTACTCTTCTTCCCTTTTCTCCTCTTTAACAGCCATTCCTAGATGTTGAGAAGGTATGTTGATTTTTCTGGATGGCTGAGGCTTCATTATTCTGTAATGGGAGTTGGGGAATAGTTTGGAGTGATGGAAGAACAGGCATTAATTGCATGCACAGATCTCAAATGAGGTTTCGGCCCATTGTGACAGGAAACCAGTATTCTTATATTACAATACCTGGAAAATGTCCAGAAATGTTAATATACACAACTGTGTCTGTATATCCTGCAATTCTTTAGCAGCAGCAAAAAATGCTAGTCCGATGACGGCCATGAATCTTCATCTTCAAGCTTACTCTGAATTTCAAACCGTTCCTGTCACTCACCACCCtatcgtttctctctctctctttctcgctgtcgcTCTCTCAGGGGTTGCTGTACTTCAACAGTAAGCTGAAGGTTCTGGAGCGGCGGCATCAGCAGATCAGGGAGCTGAAGGTCAAACACGAGACACTGAAGGAAGAGCTAGAGGACACCAAGACCCGGTTGATGATGGACCCTTGCAAGTGGATAGGAGAGTGTGAGTATCTGCTAGACTATTCCAGGATAGGGGAATATGGGAATTTACACCTTTTTATTCTTCATATTCCCCACCAAAATAGAAAGTTATCTTCCTATTGATAGTTAACTTGATTCTGTGGACAGTATTTCTGTTGACTGTAGGTGACCATGACTTTACTCCTctgctctcctgtctcttctcttccagTTGAGGTGGACCAGGATTTGGACAAGGAGTCCCAGGAGTACCTGGAGGCCCTGAGTCAGGTCACAGAGGAGCTGGATTTCTGTGTCAACATATGCAAGTCACGTGTCATGATGGTGACGTGCTTCGACATCAGTGTGGCATCACCGCCTGACACTCAAGAGGGACTTCGAGAAGTGGAAGTCTGAGAAGGTGTGAAATGAGAGATGGAGAATCCAGAAAGTGAGAAAGGAATGATGATGAAATGTAGCAGCCAGTTCATATTGCTGGAATGAAGTGACAAGAAAAACTAAAAGACAAAAGATGAGACAAACAGGATGAGGGTCTTTGCATGAAGACAGAGGAGATCTGAACCGACTTATCTACAGTGCCTCGTTGTTCTGGACATGTTATTGTTGGAATGGGAGAGAAACGTGTGCACAGACAACAACGGTGTCTGTGTTTCCTgcatgatgagagagaggccaTCATTTACCCAAGAGTCATTCAACGACAACCAGAAGTGCCTTTTTCACTCAACTTATTTTGAGTCATAATTTTTTGTATGGTGCTAGTATCATAACCAGCATACCTAAGCAAACCCTGAACATATTCCTTTTAAGAAATAATAATTTTATATTGCATTGTATAGTGTATTTATATGATTATGTGTGTAAAAATATAATTtgtaggtaaaaaaaaaaatgtaagaagAAAAAGGAAGAGCAATAAGCTAATGTTATTGCGTTCCCAAACTTTGCCTTTTCTCATGTTTCAAACCAACCTCAGTCAGCATTTTGCCCATTTATCCAGCCTCTTTGCGCCTTATGTTATCTTTCTTGTTCTGTAGTTTTTCTACCTTTTTAAACCAGGTCTGTGTTATCTTGTCAAGGACTTGGTTTGCTGTTATCACTCAACCACTGCCAGCGGAGCTGTGAAAGCTAGCAGGGTTGAGTaaatgtttcctccctccagttGCCTTGATCCCAAAGGGCCCCAGTGGAGGTGCTGAGatgggtgatggtggaggtgtagAAAATGAGAGAGGAAAGTATGTGGAGCTGAGCTATGTTTGCCCCTTGTTTATTTCATAGAACATTTGGCAATGGCAGAACATATCATACACCATACAGGGCCTGCTCCCAACAGGCTGTGTGTACGCCATGATTCATGGGTGTGACAGTAAGCTCTCTCTGGTGCTCTGTGTTAGGGGTGTCCAGAGTCCAGTGCGCACTGACGAGGCATAGTGGTGCTTGTCAGTGCGTACATTTTTATCCCTAGATGAGCCTCAACTGGGTTCTACTGACACAAACAAAAGGGCATAGATGAGATGCCACAAGCAAAGGTAATTCTACGGCTCGTGTTGTACTCTTTTTACTGGTGCCAAGCCTTGGTTCTATGCATTCCAACATTCTCACTCCCACTATAAGAAcctcatacactatatatacaaaagtatgtggacactccttcagattagtggattcagctatttcagctacACCTGTGGTGTATAAAAgtgagcacacagtcatgcaatgtccatagacaaacattggcagtagaatggccttactgaagagctcagtgactttcaacgtggcaccatcataggatgccaccttttaaacaagtcagttagtcaaatttctgccctgctagagctgccccgggttaactgtaagtgctgttattgtgaagtggaaatgtctagaagCAACAATAGcccagccgcgaagtggtaggccacacaagctcacagaatgggaccaccgagtgctgaagtgtgtaaaaatcctctgtcctcggttgcaacactcactaccgagttccaaactacctctggaagcaatgtcagcacaagaactgttcgtctggaaCTTCATGAAACGGGTTTTCATTGGCCGAGCAGTCGCACACATGCCAAAGATCACCAtgggcaatgccaagcgtcagctgaagtggtgtaaagctcgctgccattggactctggagcagtggaaacacgttctctggcgtgatgaatcacgcatcacaatctggcagtccgactgatggatttgggtttggcggatgccaggagaactctacctgcccgaatgcaaggtgccaactgtaaagtttggtagaggaggaataatggtctagggctgtttttcatagttcggCCTATGCGCCTTAgttacagtgaagggaaatcttaacgctacagtatacaatgacattctaaacaattctgtgcttccaactttgtggcaa
Protein-coding sequences here:
- the LOC115138541 gene encoding kinesin-like protein KIF26A isoform X2 encodes the protein MPALPSTTLTGQPHRLTHSSSSAHVRQLSKAHPHAHNVLPLGERGRRELGCLQGSSVSAGPKTSVQVMVGGGQLTGTLGSVTIQAQQYLEGMWSISRVNNFLPQSSPAQGLMEEAERDIPGPTMAPVPSSRCNLTPSRQNSPVQLGQCAVGPPGPTSTSTQSASAAASFFIRAAQKLNLSSKRKKHQSPSLLHSGAQQPSIYPTNFSGTLQLSPPPAPPCLLHAVSKVKENPGMGKVKVMMRICPSLEAPDSSESMSFLKVDPRKKQLTLYDPSVNDHTNSGHRRATVAIPKIFAFDAVFTQDASQAEVCSGTVSEVIQSVVNGADGCIFCFGHVRLGKTFTMIGKDCSTQSLGIVPCAISWLFKLINERKEKTGTRFSVRVSAVEICGKDEALKDLLSEVSIGSLQDGQSPGVYLREDPICGTQLQNQSELRAPTAEKAAFFLDAAIAARSTSRPDTDEEERRNSHMLFTLHIYQYRMEKSGKGGMSGGRSRLHLIDLGSCEKVLSKSRDGGGGLCLSLTALGNVIMALANGAKHVPYRDSKLTMLLRESLGNINCRTTMIAHISDSSANYADSLTTIQLASRIHRMRKKKSKYASSSSGGESSCEEGRIRRPPHLRPFHPRTVALDPDLPSLLSDPDYSSSSEQSCDTVIYVGPGGAAISDRELSDNEGPPAFVPIIPSLNRKRSGKEGPLDRDHFFMCNTFAELQERLECIDGSEEPTAFVGEGRGSQASPQIDSKAKEGPGSASLKTVTKASFSQENISPKLPPKSVATPPSSSPQVSPSKSKLEHSRGVSESVCRTSADGEKVMMSESRASPIEQDVATVPASEPVVREKVYFNKKPLPKPAPPPPQQRDSRRGNGEAEERSTTRMPPVGMSHQTGKRGESGDSPFLGRVQTRGPVEVCQLRSTLRERCLDRDILRATVTLQQPVELNGEDELVFTVVEELSIGSIIDNGRPSSIISFNSDCSLQALASGSRPVSIISSINDEFDAYTSAVGSAVNIEVHTPLQDDAFVCVGSRGSSISSWLSEVSVCTLESEGAHSTDVFLPQTKHIGPEGTLYLDSLGMFHCESSPRDTKNSLNDSGFSFSELDSDSAASSKLSLTKCPPSPDLTKGSLRFPFKTAKVNFLSSSSQPSQGPYIVHSSLPRKIKPTSSITHSNSNSSSHEPQRQEVKQEDPWQRIDNHYEPQLPVPSATATSKLPRTPVSGIPCRKAGVFNSNSVPRQSKVLGSTSAQRVVDGCEKSPSKKAGSPSKMPQLRRGATTLGTVPVIHASPETKVTTQDITATTNSLKFSSLGKNGKTNGQKASMLPKPGGNSPPLPPVRKSSLDQKNKTLLHQSALKSAYGEAGRPLLTRGTVSEDELEVRCRGDSNSLKTSSLKGDYTLAKATSSLKAKGDAGQKHYGSQTSLERCDSMSMVGSKPTLSRENSGASLGSSISSRPIPRFGLPISSSSAIATSPPSPCCTTGALGKPGQVKGSVNPRALGAVNGSKARLLSASNSKGLSSSTKSLAAPATRNINANLPPTGKTSAPRPTAAVNSKPGRGTIMGTRQAMRAANSRVSELASGSTSGKHLRGSGDSDSGNDSGVNLSDDKSPVAMLPSPYSKITAPRRPQRYSSGHGSDNSSVLSGELPPAMGRTALFYHSGGSSGYESMIRDSEATGSASSAHDSMSESGMSSSGRPRTSKSPKKRNGLQRRRLIPAPLPDTSSLGKKTGTAGQWVDLPPMSGALKEPFEIKVYEIDDVERLQRRRQEDSAEPFLDVEKGLLYFNSKLKVLERRHQQIRELKVKHETLKEELEDTKTRLMMDPCKWIGEFEVDQDLDKESQEYLEALSQVTEELDFCVNICKSRVMMVTCFDISVASPPDTQEGLREVEV
- the LOC115138541 gene encoding kinesin-like protein KIF26A isoform X1; its protein translation is MAKVEGCPSGESPFPVDLSPRKLLHLAKDARCSSRPPPEGAGSVTISESERRDGKGSFCQQCQMNVTELKRQALALTDPSSLKDPGYAAFVFDQLQVPGSHDGCCQVCSTPLHQLRQEALQTVGAPALILSHNMPALPSTTLTGQPHRLTHSSSSAHVRQLSKAHPHAHNVLPLGERGRRELGCLQGSSVSAGPKTSVQVMVGGGQLTGTLGSVTIQAQQYLEGMWSISRVNNFLPQSSPAQGLMEEAERDIPGPTMAPVPSSRCNLTPSRQNSPVQLGQCAVGPPGPTSTSTQSASAAASFFIRAAQKLNLSSKRKKHQSPSLLHSGAQQPSIYPTNFSGTLQLSPPPAPPCLLHAVSKVKENPGMGKVKVMMRICPSLEAPDSSESMSFLKVDPRKKQLTLYDPSVNDHTNSGHRRATVAIPKIFAFDAVFTQDASQAEVCSGTVSEVIQSVVNGADGCIFCFGHVRLGKTFTMIGKDCSTQSLGIVPCAISWLFKLINERKEKTGTRFSVRVSAVEICGKDEALKDLLSEVSIGSLQDGQSPGVYLREDPICGTQLQNQSELRAPTAEKAAFFLDAAIAARSTSRPDTDEEERRNSHMLFTLHIYQYRMEKSGKGGMSGGRSRLHLIDLGSCEKVLSKSRDGGGGLCLSLTALGNVIMALANGAKHVPYRDSKLTMLLRESLGNINCRTTMIAHISDSSANYADSLTTIQLASRIHRMRKKKSKYASSSSGGESSCEEGRIRRPPHLRPFHPRTVALDPDLPSLLSDPDYSSSSEQSCDTVIYVGPGGAAISDRELSDNEGPPAFVPIIPSLNRKRSGKEGPLDRDHFFMCNTFAELQERLECIDGSEEPTAFVGEGRGSQASPQIDSKAKEGPGSASLKTVTKASFSQENISPKLPPKSVATPPSSSPQVSPSKSKLEHSRGVSESVCRTSADGEKVMMSESRASPIEQDVATVPASEPVVREKVYFNKKPLPKPAPPPPQQRDSRRGNGEAEERSTTRMPPVGMSHQTGKRGESGDSPFLGRVQTRGPVEVCQLRSTLRERCLDRDILRATVTLQQPVELNGEDELVFTVVEELSIGSIIDNGRPSSIISFNSDCSLQALASGSRPVSIISSINDEFDAYTSAVGSAVNIEVHTPLQDDAFVCVGSRGSSISSWLSEVSVCTLESEGAHSTDVFLPQTKHIGPEGTLYLDSLGMFHCESSPRDTKNSLNDSGFSFSELDSDSAASSKLSLTKCPPSPDLTKGSLRFPFKTAKVNFLSSSSQPSQGPYIVHSSLPRKIKPTSSITHSNSNSSSHEPQRQEVKQEDPWQRIDNHYEPQLPVPSATATSKLPRTPVSGIPCRKAGVFNSNSVPRQSKVLGSTSAQRVVDGCEKSPSKKAGSPSKMPQLRRGATTLGTVPVIHASPETKVTTQDITATTNSLKFSSLGKNGKTNGQKASMLPKPGGNSPPLPPVRKSSLDQKNKTLLHQSALKSAYGEAGRPLLTRGTVSEDELEVRCRGDSNSLKTSSLKGDYTLAKATSSLKAKGDAGQKHYGSQTSLERCDSMSMVGSKPTLSRENSGASLGSSISSRPIPRFGLPISSSSAIATSPPSPCCTTGALGKPGQVKGSVNPRALGAVNGSKARLLSASNSKGLSSSTKSLAAPATRNINANLPPTGKTSAPRPTAAVNSKPGRGTIMGTRQAMRAANSRVSELASGSTSGKHLRGSGDSDSGNDSGVNLSDDKSPVAMLPSPYSKITAPRRPQRYSSGHGSDNSSVLSGELPPAMGRTALFYHSGGSSGYESMIRDSEATGSASSAHDSMSESGMSSSGRPRTSKSPKKRNGLQRRRLIPAPLPDTSSLGKKTGTAGQWVDLPPMSGALKEPFEIKVYEIDDVERLQRRRQEDSAEPFLDVEKGLLYFNSKLKVLERRHQQIRELKVKHETLKEELEDTKTRLMMDPCKWIGEFEVDQDLDKESQEYLEALSQVTEELDFCVNICKSRVMMVTCFDISVASPPDTQEGLREVEV